The Streptomyces sp. NBC_01426 genome includes a region encoding these proteins:
- a CDS encoding phosphoribosyltransferase, which yields MEPSSTSPLRADRPGPLFLTWDDLTTATATLAHQVAAAEVPQVVVGIVRGGMIPAAWLAHRLAIRDVRTVEVTRTTSDGINAAKSTVPIVRNPASLGDLTGLDVLLVDDIAGSGVTLAHTARMIHDLGPARVRTAVLAVNRANWTQSSDPHRDIDYIASLTDTWVVFPWEEQHER from the coding sequence ATGGAACCATCGTCGACTTCACCGTTACGTGCTGACCGGCCCGGCCCGCTGTTCCTGACGTGGGACGACCTCACCACCGCGACGGCAACCCTCGCGCATCAGGTGGCGGCCGCAGAGGTGCCGCAGGTGGTGGTGGGTATCGTCCGCGGCGGCATGATCCCGGCCGCGTGGCTCGCCCACCGGCTCGCGATCCGCGACGTGCGGACCGTCGAGGTCACCCGCACCACCAGCGACGGCATCAACGCCGCCAAGAGCACGGTCCCCATCGTCCGCAACCCCGCGTCGCTCGGCGACCTCACGGGCCTGGACGTGCTGCTCGTCGACGACATCGCCGGCAGTGGCGTGACCCTCGCCCACACGGCCCGGATGATCCATGACCTCGGCCCCGCCCGGGTGCGCACCGCGGTCCTCGCCGTGAACCGGGCCAACTGGACGCAGAGCTCCGACCCCCACCGCGACATCGACTACATCGCCTCGTTGACGGACACCTGGGTCGTCTTCCCCTGGGAGGAGCAGCATGAGCGCTGA
- a CDS encoding Twin-arginine translocation pathway signal — MTILRTALPELTALEAWRLALGWSRPQAIREVAAVYLSDGLLPPGLTPATLCRYEHGQEEPGDEYRLMISRAYGARPDQLALETRCLWCSTCASPPPLHYGQFQREETNTSRRGSMTTASGLPAIRESVQWAVLEAPDGSLALVALAEAAVEHYALNYSKHPPAVLLEEVRETRNLLSTAVAGADREIAEGLRRQVGWLSALLGNLAYHLGDRAGSRTHLTLAGALGESTHEPALTAWASGALAMVATAREDWEHARGHAEYGLQHAPEGLRRAQLLGWALLPALAATGRTAEADDVVYESDEIMRTGVELPGRFGYDRAEHRLHVAEAHLTLERFDRAAAVALESIDAAPAETPGWVAATLVLALAEARDAPDQAATRALGVLDLIPPPRLRATARDRLTRLGRLLDASAVSSATELTERLRTLPAPIRADGTAA; from the coding sequence GTGACCATCCTCCGGACGGCGTTGCCAGAGCTGACAGCCCTGGAGGCGTGGCGCCTCGCTCTGGGATGGTCGCGGCCCCAGGCGATCCGCGAGGTCGCCGCCGTCTACCTGTCCGATGGGCTGCTGCCGCCAGGGCTGACGCCGGCCACGCTGTGCCGGTACGAGCACGGACAGGAGGAGCCCGGAGACGAGTACCGGCTGATGATCTCGCGAGCGTATGGGGCACGTCCCGACCAGCTCGCCCTGGAGACACGCTGCCTGTGGTGCAGCACGTGCGCGTCCCCGCCCCCGCTCCACTACGGTCAGTTCCAGCGCGAGGAGACGAACACCAGTCGAAGGGGATCCATGACGACCGCCAGTGGGCTGCCTGCTATCCGCGAATCCGTGCAGTGGGCCGTCTTGGAGGCGCCGGACGGCTCCCTCGCCCTCGTTGCCCTGGCCGAGGCGGCCGTGGAGCACTACGCCCTCAACTACAGCAAGCATCCGCCGGCCGTCCTGCTGGAAGAGGTCCGCGAGACGCGCAACTTGCTCTCCACCGCGGTGGCGGGAGCGGACCGCGAGATCGCGGAGGGCCTTCGTAGGCAGGTCGGTTGGCTGTCGGCGCTTCTCGGCAACCTGGCCTATCACCTGGGCGACCGCGCCGGATCCCGCACCCATCTCACTCTGGCCGGCGCGCTCGGCGAGTCCACCCACGAGCCGGCGCTCACCGCCTGGGCCAGCGGGGCGCTGGCCATGGTCGCTACCGCACGTGAGGACTGGGAGCACGCTCGAGGACACGCCGAGTACGGACTCCAGCATGCGCCCGAAGGCCTGCGGCGCGCCCAGCTCCTGGGGTGGGCTCTGCTGCCTGCGCTTGCTGCCACAGGCCGGACCGCGGAGGCAGACGACGTCGTCTACGAGAGCGACGAGATCATGCGCACGGGCGTTGAACTGCCCGGGCGTTTCGGATACGACCGCGCCGAGCACCGCCTTCACGTCGCCGAGGCTCACCTCACCCTCGAACGCTTCGACCGGGCCGCCGCCGTCGCTCTTGAATCCATCGACGCCGCGCCTGCCGAGACACCAGGGTGGGTGGCCGCCACCCTCGTCCTTGCGCTTGCGGAGGCCCGCGACGCTCCGGACCAGGCAGCCACCCGCGCTCTGGGCGTACTCGATCTGATCCCGCCGCCACGGCTCCGGGCGACCGCCCGCGACCGCCTGACGCGACTGGGACGACTGCTCGATGCCTCGGCGGTCAGCTCGGCTACCGAGCTGACCGAACGCCTGCGCACCCTCCCGGCCCCGATCCGAGCCGACGGAACAGCGGCCTAG
- a CDS encoding endonuclease/exonuclease/phosphatase family protein produces the protein MLINAAICNFENNGGGDRALWQRMHDKLASLDLHLLLRQEVWNAQDDGNALADAAEAVLGMAGLIGPECCTALYHDTNLFTPAGEFPKTGPMWVLPPTVRSLQLAGTAPGAVPLIVGSYHLNYGSTTTRLSEAERLTQWNDRWVKVDGRRVHYPALLGGDNNSYPVPGTPGDPALPVLEEIPDEPHRAHRSYVGLDGVRRMDDRPDDTLRTAGLQDVARHLATTAGNTTAVAPTVDAYDTHGPDSRIDRIYASKELLPAVCEVEVIDMKGLSDHHTVVVRLDRDTLTDILNNPLTRAA, from the coding sequence ATGCTCATCAACGCGGCGATCTGCAACTTCGAGAACAACGGCGGCGGCGACCGCGCACTGTGGCAGCGGATGCACGACAAGTTGGCGTCGCTCGACCTGCATCTGCTCCTGCGGCAGGAGGTGTGGAACGCGCAGGACGACGGCAACGCGCTCGCAGACGCGGCCGAAGCCGTGCTCGGCATGGCCGGACTGATCGGCCCCGAGTGCTGCACCGCCCTCTACCACGACACCAACCTCTTCACCCCCGCCGGCGAGTTCCCGAAGACCGGCCCGATGTGGGTGCTCCCGCCGACCGTGCGCAGCCTGCAGCTCGCTGGCACAGCCCCTGGCGCGGTCCCGTTGATCGTTGGCTCGTACCACCTCAACTACGGTTCCACCACCACGCGCCTGTCGGAGGCCGAGCGGCTGACCCAGTGGAACGACAGATGGGTCAAGGTCGACGGCCGGCGCGTCCACTACCCGGCGCTGCTCGGCGGCGACAACAACAGCTACCCCGTGCCCGGCACCCCGGGGGATCCGGCCCTGCCCGTCCTGGAGGAGATCCCCGACGAGCCCCACAGGGCGCACCGCTCCTACGTCGGGCTGGACGGCGTGCGCCGGATGGACGACCGACCGGACGACACCCTGCGCACCGCCGGCCTCCAGGACGTCGCCCGCCACCTCGCCACCACCGCGGGCAACACCACCGCGGTCGCGCCGACGGTCGACGCCTACGACACACACGGGCCGGACTCGCGCATCGACAGGATCTACGCCAGCAAGGAGCTCCTGCCCGCCGTGTGCGAGGTCGAGGTCATCGACATGAAGGGCCTGTCCGACCACCACACGGTCGTGGTGCGCCTGGACCGGGACACGCTCACCGACATCCTCAACAACCCGCTCACCCGGGCGGCGTGA
- a CDS encoding dTMP kinase: MSAELGSPAGRAAGRRATGTTAPVLPVPRAAAGRVRPLWVSVEGLNGAGKSEAIRAVAAELGPRCVRLSELTDQDGDTLPGQVIAALRSTEDVFLRTGYPVVETLAFLALKVREYERLSEGDLTGVEVILEDRGVDSTALYQAVILAAQHPGVQPQALAERILATMAPWRPAPDATVLLTCDREVATSRFAARTGRVLDGRDLEVIEQADVLYREFARAHPDRFTVLDVNGCSRAESAKALRTAVEDLIQRREAVHAS, from the coding sequence ATGAGCGCTGAACTGGGTTCCCCGGCCGGGCGCGCCGCGGGTCGGAGGGCGACGGGCACGACGGCCCCCGTCCTTCCCGTGCCTCGTGCCGCTGCTGGCCGTGTCCGGCCGTTGTGGGTGAGCGTCGAGGGTCTCAACGGGGCGGGCAAGAGCGAGGCGATCCGTGCGGTCGCGGCCGAGCTGGGCCCGCGGTGCGTGCGGCTGAGCGAGCTGACGGACCAGGACGGCGACACGCTGCCGGGCCAGGTGATCGCCGCTCTCCGCTCGACAGAGGACGTCTTTCTCCGGACGGGGTATCCCGTCGTCGAGACCCTGGCCTTCCTCGCTCTGAAGGTCCGCGAGTACGAGCGCCTGAGCGAGGGCGACTTGACCGGCGTCGAGGTGATCCTCGAAGACCGTGGGGTCGATAGCACGGCCCTCTACCAGGCGGTGATCCTGGCCGCCCAGCACCCGGGCGTACAGCCTCAGGCACTGGCGGAGCGCATCCTGGCGACCATGGCGCCATGGCGCCCTGCCCCCGACGCGACGGTCCTGCTGACGTGCGACCGGGAGGTCGCCACCAGCCGGTTCGCCGCCCGGACCGGCCGGGTGCTCGACGGCCGGGACCTCGAGGTGATCGAACAGGCCGACGTCCTCTACCGCGAGTTCGCCCGCGCCCACCCAGACCGGTTCACCGTGCTGGATGTGAACGGCTGCAGCCGGGCCGAGAGCGCGAAGGCACTCCGGACGGCCGTGGAGGACCTGATCCAGCGGCGGGAGGCCGTCCATGCGTCGTGA
- a CDS encoding thymidylate kinase, translating into MTITPVRHACTRGPLISAEGLNGVGKTYLTNRAVEALDEKPLMLDEFSQRANGRPGLGEALLQALRAASAGDPFLRGGTPMAEALLLMAIKRHDLDTLLPDLAGGRTVVEGRSVDTTAVCQALLLHPDHPDQALETALALLDLASFYRPLPDLTILVTDDADQALVRAQRRDRRVFTPEQATFMRRACALFERVAATDPARYRVIDRRVIDEYEAAAQIRDWIGGAGPGLDCLREPWAGEGAPCMCCGQRAEVVPA; encoded by the coding sequence GTGACGATCACCCCGGTACGCCACGCGTGCACGCGCGGCCCGCTGATCTCCGCCGAAGGACTCAACGGCGTCGGCAAGACCTACCTGACCAACCGCGCCGTCGAAGCCCTCGACGAGAAGCCGTTGATGCTGGACGAGTTCTCCCAGCGGGCGAACGGACGCCCCGGACTGGGCGAAGCCCTGCTCCAGGCGCTGCGCGCGGCCAGCGCCGGCGACCCGTTCCTGCGCGGGGGCACACCCATGGCCGAGGCTCTCCTCCTGATGGCCATCAAGCGCCATGACCTCGACACCCTGCTCCCCGACCTGGCCGGTGGGCGCACGGTCGTCGAAGGCCGCAGCGTCGACACCACGGCGGTGTGCCAGGCACTGCTGCTGCACCCCGATCACCCGGACCAAGCCCTGGAGACGGCCCTGGCCCTGCTCGACCTCGCCTCCTTCTACCGGCCGCTGCCCGATCTCACGATCCTGGTCACCGACGACGCCGACCAGGCGCTGGTGCGCGCGCAGCGTCGCGACCGGCGGGTCTTCACCCCCGAGCAGGCCACATTCATGCGCCGGGCGTGCGCGCTGTTCGAACGGGTCGCCGCCACCGATCCGGCCCGCTACCGCGTCATCGACCGGCGCGTCATCGACGAATACGAGGCCGCCGCGCAGATCCGTGACTGGATCGGCGGCGCCGGGCCCGGCCTGGACTGCCTGCGTGAGCCGTGGGCGGGCGAGGGGGCGCCGTGCATGTGCTGCGGACAGCGCGCGGAAGTGGTGCCGGCATGA
- a CDS encoding 6-pyruvoyl trahydropterin synthase family protein, with translation MDLSSVQLPPGAFTIGKKFGFEAGHRLLGLAPEHKCARQHGHSYEVEVLLTAPTLEGPGFVTDFGALAPFKEFLAAELDHRNLHEILPFEPTSERLAQFLAGWVIQNLQPKIPGRLVAVLVRETASSWARFDVEER, from the coding sequence ATGGATTTGAGTTCCGTTCAGCTGCCGCCCGGGGCCTTCACCATCGGCAAGAAGTTCGGATTCGAGGCCGGCCACCGCCTTCTCGGGCTGGCGCCCGAGCACAAGTGCGCCCGCCAGCACGGCCACAGCTACGAGGTCGAGGTCCTCCTGACCGCCCCCACCCTGGAGGGGCCCGGCTTCGTGACGGACTTCGGCGCGCTCGCCCCGTTCAAGGAGTTCCTGGCCGCCGAGCTGGACCACCGCAACCTGCACGAGATCCTCCCCTTCGAGCCGACCTCGGAGCGCCTGGCTCAGTTCCTGGCCGGCTGGGTCATCCAGAACCTCCAGCCCAAGATCCCCGGCCGCCTGGTCGCCGTCCTGGTACGCGAGACGGCGAGCAGCTGGGCTCGCTTCGACGTGGAGGAGCGGTGA
- a CDS encoding DegT/DnrJ/EryC1/StrS family aminotransferase, translated as MNLPPPPDKAPLLQEVTASLSAMPDPAASGHLRRFEDEAAHALGTAHAVAVSSGTAALHAALSACGIGPGDDVLVPALTVIMTVAPLRALGATPVFVDSDPATLDLDYEDAARKVTTRARAIIPVHLWGRMGDPGALAAFASEHGLAVVEDAAQAVGTVRNKRLAGTVGTVGCFSMKDGKILWSGEGGFLTTASGRVAEHARAFRSHWQPAPPGEAPLSRLATNSRLAAPLAALALANLRRLPDLIERRRAQTRYLLNALERVPGLTALAPAAGEEWNGFSPLLHIGLPSPRAFAEHLAQQGVPNSTGSFRLVPCDTRPPFPRPEQPCRGTAEILDHTLAVVLAEGDTQATLDHYADVIAQAAAAWAP; from the coding sequence GTGAACCTTCCCCCGCCCCCTGACAAGGCGCCGCTCCTGCAAGAGGTGACCGCCAGCCTGTCGGCCATGCCCGACCCGGCAGCCTCGGGCCATTTGCGACGGTTCGAGGACGAAGCCGCGCACGCTCTCGGCACCGCGCACGCGGTCGCCGTGTCCTCGGGCACCGCTGCTCTGCACGCCGCGCTGTCCGCGTGCGGGATCGGACCGGGAGACGACGTCCTCGTACCAGCGCTCACCGTGATCATGACTGTGGCACCTCTTCGTGCTCTCGGGGCCACGCCGGTGTTCGTCGACAGCGACCCGGCCACCCTGGACCTGGACTACGAGGACGCGGCCCGGAAGGTCACCACGCGGGCCCGGGCGATCATCCCGGTCCACCTGTGGGGCCGCATGGGAGACCCCGGCGCGCTGGCAGCGTTCGCGTCCGAGCACGGACTCGCGGTCGTCGAGGACGCGGCCCAGGCCGTCGGCACCGTCCGTAACAAACGGCTGGCCGGCACAGTCGGCACGGTCGGCTGCTTCAGCATGAAGGACGGCAAGATCCTGTGGAGCGGCGAAGGTGGGTTCCTCACCACGGCCAGCGGCCGGGTCGCTGAGCACGCGCGCGCCTTCCGCAGCCACTGGCAGCCCGCCCCACCGGGAGAGGCCCCGCTCAGCCGCTTGGCAACCAACTCCCGCCTCGCCGCGCCCCTGGCCGCCCTCGCCCTGGCCAACCTCCGCCGCCTGCCTGATCTGATCGAACGGCGCCGCGCCCAGACCCGATACCTCCTGAACGCCCTGGAGCGGGTCCCCGGGCTGACCGCCCTCGCCCCTGCCGCAGGTGAGGAGTGGAACGGCTTCTCCCCGCTGCTGCACATCGGCCTTCCCAGCCCCCGGGCATTCGCCGAACATCTCGCGCAGCAGGGCGTGCCGAACTCCACCGGCAGTTTCCGCCTCGTGCCCTGCGACACCCGGCCCCCTTTCCCCCGGCCGGAGCAGCCCTGCCGCGGCACGGCCGAGATCCTCGACCACACGCTCGCCGTCGTCCTGGCCGAGGGCGACACCCAGGCCACCCTCGACCACTACGCCGATGTCATCGCCCAGGCGGCCGCCGCGTGGGCACCGTGA
- a CDS encoding endonuclease/exonuclease/phosphatase family protein: MTDELRVVCWNIEHNGRGPSGGDDHRDLARDILADIEPHIVLRQELTGAWDRGKADLYAEANRLGGLTPFMAAPREGRSRNPVGVMVDPALFLVDGEFEHDLAWKPICNPRVRLKGCPKSLDLASAHLCHFDPDMRATEARRLTTLADHGRSALVGMDANSYPHQTALESVALPDWDKVADRVHYQHRTIERDGRRVSDTRPDEILSGGDPVFTDLGLHAATTLGRPGALAATASLKRTDQGAAQRIDRMYCTPDLAPALLAFDVLATDEVREVSDHALLVARFDLNVLRQVLTPAR, from the coding sequence GTGACCGATGAACTGCGCGTCGTCTGTTGGAACATCGAGCACAACGGCCGCGGCCCGAGCGGAGGCGACGACCACCGCGACCTGGCCCGCGACATCCTCGCCGACATCGAACCGCACATCGTGCTGCGCCAGGAGCTGACCGGCGCGTGGGACCGGGGGAAGGCCGACCTGTACGCCGAGGCCAACCGGCTCGGCGGCCTCACGCCGTTTATGGCCGCGCCACGCGAGGGGCGCAGCCGCAACCCCGTCGGCGTGATGGTCGATCCCGCCCTGTTCCTCGTCGACGGCGAGTTCGAGCACGACCTGGCGTGGAAGCCGATCTGCAATCCCCGTGTCCGCCTCAAGGGGTGTCCGAAGTCACTGGATCTGGCGTCGGCCCACCTGTGCCACTTCGACCCGGACATGCGCGCGACCGAGGCGAGGAGGCTCACCACGCTCGCCGACCACGGCCGGAGCGCCCTCGTCGGGATGGACGCCAACAGCTACCCGCACCAGACGGCACTGGAGTCCGTGGCGCTCCCGGACTGGGACAAAGTCGCGGACCGCGTCCACTACCAGCACCGCACCATCGAGCGTGACGGCCGCCGCGTCTCGGACACCCGGCCGGATGAGATCCTCTCCGGCGGCGATCCGGTCTTCACCGATCTCGGCCTGCACGCCGCCACCACCCTCGGCCGGCCCGGCGCGCTCGCGGCGACGGCGAGTCTGAAGCGCACCGACCAGGGGGCGGCTCAGCGCATCGACCGCATGTACTGCACCCCCGATCTCGCCCCGGCCCTCCTCGCCTTCGATGTCCTGGCGACCGACGAGGTGCGGGAGGTGTCCGACCACGCCCTGCTCGTCGCGCGGTTCGACCTCAACGTCCTCCGCCAGGTCCTCACGCCTGCCCGCTGA
- the folE gene encoding GTP cyclohydrolase I translates to MTTSVTGPEAALSAAVPAPARSAPGIDTNRVAGLIAQLLVELGEDPTRDGLTGTPGRVAAWWKAFLSPDGAAVDTCFTESQLSGQLVIVGGMNVWSLCEHHMLPMSLEVTAGYVPDGEVLGLSKFGRIAQRFAGRLQVQERFTRQLFGYLTDVIGREDVAVRVRGTHLCMSMRGVRMDAARTTTLQVGGRFKSDPVLSQQFLTLAAAQ, encoded by the coding sequence ATGACGACGTCAGTCACCGGCCCTGAGGCGGCCCTGAGTGCCGCCGTACCCGCACCCGCCCGGTCCGCGCCGGGCATCGACACCAACCGCGTCGCCGGCCTGATCGCCCAGCTCCTGGTCGAGCTGGGCGAGGATCCCACCCGGGACGGGCTGACCGGCACCCCGGGCCGCGTCGCGGCCTGGTGGAAGGCGTTCCTGTCCCCCGACGGCGCCGCAGTGGACACCTGCTTCACCGAATCCCAGCTGAGCGGCCAGCTGGTCATCGTGGGCGGCATGAACGTCTGGTCGCTGTGTGAGCACCACATGCTGCCCATGAGCCTGGAGGTCACCGCCGGATATGTACCGGACGGTGAGGTGCTGGGCCTGTCCAAATTCGGGCGGATCGCACAGCGCTTCGCTGGTCGGCTCCAGGTCCAGGAACGCTTCACCCGCCAACTCTTCGGATACCTCACCGACGTGATCGGGCGCGAGGACGTCGCCGTCCGCGTACGCGGTACGCACCTGTGCATGAGCATGCGGGGCGTGCGGATGGATGCCGCCCGCACCACCACGTTGCAGGTGGGCGGACGGTTCAAAAGCGACCCGGTGCTCTCCCAGCAGTTCCTCACCCTCGCCGCCGCCCAGTGA
- a CDS encoding HAD family hydrolase: MNKRTLASSSPNPALGASCSPAIPDGILAVIFDFDGTLADTTANQEQSLRAALQPYGLDLDTDWYRRRFGLSIHDLLAALPGARQLPHDEIIGRSRAHLLAHMNTIAPIACSVALLHAAREAGLPCAVASAASRILVHPGIEALGLAPQFEAVVTREDAARGKPAPELFLEAARRIGVPPERCLAVEDAPDGIASALAAGMHVLRVVDGHLAPTGDSDEDTTGLPSRAGVPMPPGCALGLAAARRAATQSGPASVPAPSTADSDR; the protein is encoded by the coding sequence ATGAACAAGAGGACCCTTGCATCGAGCAGCCCGAACCCTGCCCTCGGCGCGAGCTGCTCGCCAGCCATCCCCGACGGCATCCTGGCCGTGATCTTCGACTTCGACGGAACCCTCGCCGACACGACGGCCAACCAGGAGCAGTCGCTGCGGGCGGCACTCCAGCCGTACGGGCTCGACCTGGACACGGACTGGTACCGCCGACGCTTCGGCCTGTCCATCCACGACCTGCTCGCCGCGCTGCCGGGCGCACGGCAGCTGCCCCACGACGAGATCATCGGCCGTAGCCGCGCCCACCTCCTGGCACACATGAACACCATCGCCCCCATCGCGTGCAGCGTCGCGCTCCTGCACGCGGCGCGCGAAGCCGGGCTGCCCTGCGCCGTGGCGTCGGCGGCCAGCCGCATCCTCGTCCATCCCGGGATCGAGGCCCTGGGCTTGGCCCCCCAGTTCGAAGCTGTCGTCACCCGGGAGGACGCCGCACGCGGCAAGCCCGCCCCCGAACTGTTCCTGGAGGCCGCCCGCCGCATCGGCGTCCCGCCGGAGCGCTGCCTCGCCGTGGAAGACGCCCCGGACGGCATCGCCTCCGCGCTCGCCGCCGGCATGCACGTGCTCAGGGTGGTCGACGGCCACCTGGCCCCCACCGGCGATAGCGACGAAGACACCACGGGCCTGCCGTCACGAGCCGGAGTTCCGATGCCGCCCGGCTGCGCGCTCGGGCTGGCTGCTGCCCGCCGGGCGGCCACCCAAAGCGGCCCCGCATCGGTCCCCGCGCCGTCCACCGCCGATTCCGACCGGTGA
- a CDS encoding radical SAM protein has protein sequence MRRDITLLWGLRSRCAVACLYCYFGTVEEHKVSPPDQLGILSHISRNDLSREEITAFARTLEGSPVERVVIAGGEPLDWPAALDLIEIIKNAGCEVVIATNGIPLTRPGIAERLIELRVDGVSVSLDSVDPVSNDRLRPSRSGKFGHADVVAGIQALLRARGNGPAPRVGIYSVVMRPAPQEITQVARLGAELGVDYFVPQPISLTPDHKLFDELAHTPEDTVTVAQELAQLQADPAGLEVPSPGSMLRFVSAISTQAGGRVQECFGGAQLFFVQPDGSLWDCPSDRRIAATPAERRRTIAGADARTLFDGRPPCTDCSHFSRDCVNMWPLVLDMPRLLNKESSR, from the coding sequence ATGCGTCGTGACATCACGCTCCTGTGGGGACTGCGGTCCCGCTGCGCCGTGGCTTGTCTGTACTGCTACTTCGGCACCGTGGAGGAGCACAAGGTCAGCCCGCCGGACCAGCTCGGCATCCTGTCGCACATCTCCCGCAACGACCTGAGCCGGGAGGAGATCACCGCGTTCGCGCGGACCCTGGAGGGCTCCCCGGTCGAGCGGGTCGTCATTGCCGGCGGCGAGCCGCTGGACTGGCCCGCCGCCCTGGACCTGATCGAGATCATCAAGAACGCGGGATGCGAGGTGGTCATCGCCACGAACGGCATCCCTCTCACCCGCCCGGGGATCGCCGAACGTCTCATCGAGCTTCGAGTGGACGGGGTGTCGGTGTCCCTGGACAGCGTGGACCCGGTTTCCAACGATCGTCTGCGGCCCTCCCGCTCCGGGAAGTTCGGCCACGCCGACGTGGTGGCCGGCATTCAGGCACTGCTGCGGGCCCGCGGCAACGGCCCGGCGCCGCGGGTCGGGATTTACAGCGTGGTGATGCGGCCGGCGCCGCAGGAGATCACCCAGGTGGCGCGGCTGGGCGCCGAGCTCGGCGTGGACTATTTCGTGCCGCAGCCGATCTCCCTTACACCCGATCACAAGCTGTTCGACGAGCTCGCGCACACCCCCGAGGACACGGTGACCGTGGCCCAGGAACTGGCCCAGCTGCAGGCCGACCCGGCGGGCCTGGAGGTTCCCTCGCCCGGCTCGATGCTGCGCTTCGTCTCCGCGATCTCCACCCAGGCCGGCGGGCGCGTGCAGGAGTGCTTCGGCGGTGCGCAGCTGTTCTTCGTCCAGCCGGACGGCTCGCTGTGGGACTGCCCGTCCGATCGCCGGATCGCCGCGACCCCCGCCGAGCGGCGGCGCACGATCGCCGGGGCGGACGCCCGGACGCTTTTCGACGGGCGGCCCCCGTGCACGGACTGCTCTCACTTCAGCCGGGACTGCGTGAACATGTGGCCCCTGGTCCTGGACATGCCGCGCCTGCTCAACAAGGAGTCCAGCCGGTGA
- a CDS encoding 7-carboxy-7-deazaguanine synthase QueE, whose translation MTTFEPIDIDPAASDAALRLIVAECFGVKVPTFQGEGPSCGHPALFIRLSRCNLSCTKCDTKYTWDWDHFDPRKESTKQTAADLVAWVTSSPVELIVITGGEPLLQQARLVPLVQGLLAAGKRVEFETNGTIAPVPELVVDGVRFNVSPKIASFGMDEAKSVVPTVLEAFAASGRATFKFVASSVADLDRIAELADSHRLTPVWVMPEGTTADEITATTRVLADAVAARHWYFTTRLHVLAFTDARGR comes from the coding sequence GTGACCACCTTCGAGCCGATCGACATCGACCCGGCGGCAAGCGACGCCGCACTCCGGCTGATCGTCGCGGAGTGCTTCGGCGTCAAGGTGCCGACCTTCCAGGGAGAGGGCCCGAGCTGCGGGCACCCCGCCCTGTTCATCCGCCTGTCCCGATGCAACCTCAGCTGCACCAAGTGCGACACGAAGTACACGTGGGACTGGGACCACTTCGACCCCCGCAAGGAGTCGACGAAGCAGACGGCGGCGGACCTCGTGGCCTGGGTCACGTCCTCACCGGTGGAGCTGATCGTGATCACCGGTGGGGAGCCGCTGCTCCAGCAGGCCCGCCTGGTGCCGCTCGTCCAGGGACTGCTGGCCGCCGGGAAGCGGGTGGAGTTCGAGACGAACGGCACCATCGCGCCCGTCCCGGAGCTGGTGGTCGACGGGGTCCGCTTCAACGTGTCGCCCAAGATCGCCAGTTTCGGCATGGACGAAGCCAAGAGCGTGGTGCCCACCGTGCTCGAGGCGTTCGCAGCGTCCGGGCGAGCGACGTTCAAGTTCGTCGCCTCCTCGGTGGCCGACCTCGACCGCATCGCCGAGCTCGCCGATTCGCACCGGCTGACGCCGGTGTGGGTGATGCCCGAGGGCACCACCGCAGACGAGATCACCGCCACGACCCGGGTCCTCGCTGACGCGGTCGCGGCCCGGCACTGGTACTTCACCACCCGGCTGCACGTGTTGGCCTTCACGGACGCGCGAGGCCGCTGA